The genomic interval CATGTTTCGCATCAACGGTTTCACCAAAAAACACTTTTCCTTGTACCGATTCAGCGATGCGAAACCTTGCTCGGGCATGTAGTTTCGCAAGTAGTGGTAGCGTTCCCCGCGAACGCTGCGGATGCGGTTCTCCGTTTCGTCGATGCGATCGCGTGCGCTGAAGGCGTACCGACGCGCGGGATCCGTGATCTGGCCCATGAACCGGCGACTTTGCATCGTTGACGGTCGTTCGATTCCGGCCCAACCAAGCGTGGTGGCAGTGATGTCGAGCAAACTGATGACTTGGTCATTCGTCGCACCACGTTGAAACTGTGGTGGAGCAGGGTGGCTGTTGGGCCAGCGGACGATCATGGGGACGTGGATGCCCGTGTCCCAGCACCAATGAATCCCGCGTGCTTCCAGGCGTCCGTTGTCGCCGAAAAACAAGATGATGGTGTTGTCAAACAAGCCGTCCTGCTTCAGACGCTCCAGGATCCACCCCACTCGAACATCCATTCCTGAGACCGAATTCAGATAGCGAGCCCATTCCTGGCGGGCAATCGGATGATCGGGATAGTAAGGCGGCAGGGTAACGTTTTCAGGAGTGGCGATCTTGGGGTGCCATTCTTCTCCGACAAACACCGCGCGTTCTTTTTCAAAGGTGCGTCGATCGTAGATGTCGTACTCGATCTCCGGTGTGTTGATCTGCGCAAAGAAGGGCTGATGAGATTTCAGTTGCTCCCAATCGTCCGTTGCATACACGGGGCCTTCGTTGACAAAGTTCAAATCGAGTTTTCCGGTCCCGACGGTGCGATCACCTATTTTGGAGATGTTCGCCGTCAGGTATCCGGCCTCGGCCAGCCGGTGCGTCATGGGCCGAACGCCAACGGGCAACCGGAAGTCATCATCACGGTGCGACCGCATGTGGTGCATGTCAGTGGTCGTCTGGTACATCCCCGTCATGAACGCGGAGCGACTGGGAGCACAAACGGGTGAAGTCGAAAACACGCGAGTGAACTTCACGCCGTCACCGGCCAATCCATCCAGGTTTGGCGTCGACACATTCGGACCGCCGTAACACCCCAAGTCCAGTTTTAGGTTTTCGCCGACGATCCAGAGAATGTTCGGCGGCCGCGTGTTCGACGGTGCGTCGGCCAGGGTTGAACTTGCCAAACCGACGCCAAACATCAGCACCGTTAGGAAACGCATGACTTGGGTGCAGCACATCACAAGGGGAACTCTTCAGCAAAGGGCTTCGTTATGCTGATCCTCGGTCGATCAAATCTTGTTCGTCACCACGAGCGCGACGTTGCAGATAGAGTCTGATCGGGACCTCGCCGAATTTGAGGTGATCCCTCAAAACACTGAGCAGGTAGCGGCGATAATCATTTGCGAACGCTTTGGGTTCGTTGCACATCAACACGATTGTGGGCGGCTCGGTCGCCACCTGAGTAGCGTAGTAGAGTTTCGGCCTTCGATTTTGGTACAGCGGTGGTTTGTGCGTTTCGATGGCGCTACGCAGCAAGCGGTTCAGCACGCCGGTGGAAACTCGTTCTCGGGCTTGCTTGTAGAGCATCGTTGAGTGATTCAACAACGCTTTGACATTCTTGCCTTCTTTGCCCGTGATGAACGCGATCGGAGCGTAGGCGAGTGTGGGGAAATTGCTTCGCAGGTAACGCACCCATCGCTCGGTGGCGACTTGGCCCAACAACAAGTCCCACTTGTTGATGACAAAAATGCACGGCTTGTTGTTTTCCATGATGTAGCCGACAAGTTGTTTGTCGACTTTGCTGATGGTCTCCGAGGCATCAAAGAACATCAGCACGACATCGGCGCGTCGAATGCTTCGTTGAGCACGGTGCATGCCGTAGAACTCAAGGTCCGTCCGTTGGCTTTTACGTTTCCGCAATCCCGGTGTATCGATTGCGATGAAGGTCTGCCCGTCGACTTCGAAGTGAACGTCGACACTATCACGCGTCGTTCCGGGAACTTCGCTGACGATCATCCGCTCGGTTTCGGCCAGCGTATTGACGAAAGTGCTCTTGCCGACGTTACGACGTCCGACGATTGTCAATTTCATCGTCGCGTCAGCAGCGACTTCATCCGATGGCGGCAAGCGATCGCGGATCAGCTCGAGTAACTCGTCGCGGTTGCGATTTTGGGTGGTGCTGACCGAGATCAGGCGGCCGCGTCCTAGTGCATGAAACTCTTCCGCGTGGATCTCCTGATGCGGCTGGTCGGCTTTGTTCGCCACCAAGATCACGGGCTTTTCGACGCCCCGCAGCCGTTCGGCAACCATCTCGTCCAGCGGCATCAAACCCGTTTGCACGTCAACGACCAACAAGATCACATCGGCGGAGTTGATCGCCAATTCGATCTGGCGACGCACATCGGCGGTCAAATCGTCCGCGTCTTCGACGCCCATGCCTCCGGTGTCGGTGAGTTCAAAGTAGCAGTCTTCGGACTCGATCAGGGTGGTCATCCGATCTCGCGTCACGCCTTCAAAGTTATCAACGATCGCTAGCCGTCGTCGGGCAAGCCAATTAAAGAGACTGCTTTTGCCCACGTTGGGTCGTCCTACGATGGCGACTTGGGGGACTGGCATGGGGAATCGACTCACTGTGCGAAATCTGACGGGACCGAACAATCTGGCAATGGTAAACGCCAGCGTTATTTTGAAACAGCGGACGCAGCGAAAGATTGTCTTTTTCCTCGGAAAACCAATGGTTTGAGCACTGGCCACCGCTGCGGGCGTTCTCGCACTCGGGCTCCCTCGCTATGATGATGGGCCGATCACAGCTACCGAGAGTAGACGCCTGCTGAGAAAGGTGTCAGACACCTTTTTAACCCATCTTTGCACCATGAATGACTCTCAGTCCCCGCTCGATGCCCTCCGCGTGCTTCAACAAGCCTCCGCACTGGCTGCTCACCTGCAGTCTCAGGGAGTGGACTGGTTGCCGGCTGCGGACGCGGACGAAGTGCAGCGATTGAAGGATTCGTTCTCCGCCTGGGCAAAGAGGAATACGGAATCGGTGCAAACCGATAAGCCGTCTCTACCTCCATCAACAGGTCAGCCAGGCGGCCGGGAAACGCAACAAACCGCACCTGCCGAGCCACCAAAACCGTCTGCAAGTCCAGCCGCCAACCCGCCTCGCCAACCCGCCGCACCGCTGGTCGTGACCGCCTCAAATTATCCAACGCCAAGCCTGCCTATTCAGCAACGTGCCGACACGCTGAACGTTTTGTCGGACCAAGTCGCAGCATGTGTTCGCTGCGATGCGTTGGCGCGATGCCGCACCCATACCGTGTTCGGTGAAGGAGACGTCAAGCCGCGTGTGGTGTTTTTCGGCGAAGCTCCCGGACGCGACGAAGATTTGCAAGGCAGGCCGTTCGTCGGCAGGGCCGGCCAGTTGTTGACCAAGATGATCGAAGCGTGCTCGTTGTCGAGACAGGAAGTCTACATCTTGAACACAGTCAAGTGTCGACCTCCGAACAATCGAAACCCTGAACCGATCGAGATCGAAAACTGCCGGGAGTATTTCGAGCAACAGATACAGATCTTGCAGCCTGAGTACATCGTTTGCCTGGGAGCTATTAGCACCCAAGCGCTGCTGAACAATCGCTTGCCCTTGGGCCAGTTGCGAGGCACGTTCCATCAGTACTTTTCTAGTAAAGTTGTGGTGACATATCATCCCGCCTACTTGTTGCGAACTCCGGCGGCAAAAAAGGCAGCTTGGACAGATCTGCAAATGATGATGCGTGACGCGGGTCTGAAGTGAGCGGCAACGGTTACGCAGCACGGCACAAAGCGTGTTGTCTGTGTTTCGGCGGATGGTAGTGTTTGTTCTCGACTCGGAGAACGTGAAATGGTTTGCTGCTGCATCTGACCGTGAAGCGGTCTCAGACGGTAGCCGGCGATAGAGCGCAGCGATCATCGCCGGTTCATTCGGTCTGACGAGAACCGACCCCGGAGGCGGTCGCAGCCACGATTCCGAGACGTCTGCGACACCCTTCGGGGTCGATTCAACATGGTTGTCGCATACCACGGGTGCGCCTTCGGCGACCCGTGGCTACCTTCTGCGATCCCTCGCGGGATCCAATTCCACTTTCCCGACTCAGTTCCCATACAGATGGGTAATCAAAGACGTCAGCAATAAACTTCACGTCCCCAGAGTCGAACGGCAATCATCGCTCGACGTTCCAAGTCGATAGCGTGCCCCGGTAAACGTATTGCCGTTCCCAATCATCGACCCACGCTGAAAGTCTCCCTCTCCTCGCATTCGCCTTTTGAAGTTGCACTTTTGCCCTAGTGCATCGTCCAGTCTTAGAACGTGGGTTCGGTAGATGAGCCGTTTTGGCGTTAGCCACGGTTTTCGTGACACAACCGTGGCTAACGCCAAAACGGCTAACCCCAAAATCAAGACCGGATGATGCACTAGGCAGTGTTACTGAACGCTCTAGTGCATCGTCCAGTCTTAGAACGTGGGTTCGGTAGATGAGCCGTTTTGGCGTTAGCCACGGTTTTCGTGACACAACCGTGGCTAACGCCAAAACGGCTAACCCCAAAATCAAGACCGGATGATGCCCTAGTGGTTTGTCACGATTCAATTTTAGGAACAGCCGTCGAGCGTTAGCTCACGGTTCCGTCGGGAAAACCGGACGCTATCGCGTTCCGGCTGATTGAGACTACTCCAGTTCTTAGCTGTGACAAAGCAGAACCGACACCCATGTTTCGGCAATCCGGGTGAACTTCAATCTGCATGAGATGCAACAATCGATGCGACAAAGTGAAGAAACTTTGGGGGAGTTCACGTATCTCGCAAATCACGCTCCCGACCAACATCTGGGATGTTTCCGCGATTCTGAGAAAGTAGTCGGTGGTGTTCAATAGATCGGAAACGTGATCCACCGCCTCTTCAACAATGATGGGCCGATAAATGTGCGGATAGGCCTCCACGTGTGCCGCTTGCAGCCGACAAATGGAGGCTGCCAAGAAGCTGATGTCCTTGGCAGTTGCCTCTCTGATTCGGATTCTTTGTTTCTCGTTCATCACGACCTCATTCAATGCCACACAGTGGTTGCATTGTAGCATTCACAATCGTTGCGGATCGTACGAGAAGGTTTCTCGCCGATGATGGTCGGACTTGAAAGTGAGATTCTCTGATGTGTTTGGCTGAGAACGTCGTCATCTGAGATCTCATAGGCCAATACCAGCACGAAGCGCAAGCAAGTGAATGGAGCGCCGCGAATCACTCGCTTGCGCCTCGTGCTGGTATCAAAGCTCAACTTGTGACATTGGCAATAGCGACATCAAGGAATTGCTAGCCTGAAACATTCATTGATCACTCATTGAACTTTTCCTATTGACCGAATTGCTCTGGTGAGAACAATTCACCCCGGTGACGAAACACATTCGCCACTCGAAAGCGACGGAAATGCTTTCAAATCATCTGACCGCACATGCAAGGAAGCCCTCTGATGCGTCAATCAAACAACGCTCGCGACTGCCACAGCATCTCGATCTCTACTGTTTCAGGCCAAGTTTCGGAATCTCTACAAGCCGAAGACGGTGTCCAACACGATGCAACGGATTGCCAGACCTTGTCCCTTGCAAGCATTCTGCCGGATCAACGATTCTTTGGCGGTGACGACATCGCGTTCACCGAAATCGCTTCGTCTCCACAAACTTGCCAACCCGGGCAACTGGTGATCTACCAAATCGGTGTACATGACCCATCTGAAATCGCCGCTCAAGCGATGGCCAGGGGCGCCGCAGGTATCTTGACCGAACAGTTGATCCCTTGCCCGTTGCCGCAGTGCATTGTCGGCAGCGTTCCCTCGGCCTTGGGCGTGATCCAGCGGGAGATCTTGGGGCGGCCAGATACCAAACTGTTGACGATTGGAGTCCTGGGCTCCACGGGCAAGACCTCGACATCTCTGTTGGTCGCCTCACTGTTGCGAAACCAAAAGATTCGAGTCGCCTATCAAACCGACCTGGGATGCTGCGACGGAGTCCTGTCGGAGACGCCCGATAGCGAATTACAAACGGAGACCCAATGGTTGACTTGGTTGGCCGACTCTGTGGACAGTGGCAGCCAAGCGGCGGTGATGGAATTGCGAGACGACGCTCTTCGTCAAGGACGCTTTGAACAAATCGAATTCGATGTCCTGATCGTCACGGGGGCGGCCGAACTGGCCAGCGATTTCGGGCCTTGTGGTTTGCAATGTGCACTGGAAAGTCTCGCGCCATCGGGTGTTATCATCGCGCCTGCGGATGACCCCAAGACCATGCGCCCAATTCTGGACAGTGGTTGTCGAGTCGTAACGTACTCCGCCACCGGCCCCGCTGATTTTAGCGTCACGTTGATCGAGCAATCATGTGGAATGACCACTCTGCTGCTGACGTCAACGGAGTTGAGCACGATGCTGGAAACACCACTGTGCGGATCCGCGATGGCAGCGAACATTGCAGCGACTGCGACGCTGGGTGTCTTGTTGGACCAACCGCTTTATGAAGTCGCCGAGTCGATCTCAAAATTTCGCGAGTTGCCTGGCAGAGGTCAGCGATTGTCCGATTACGGCTTTGCGACCGTGCTGATCGATGCTGGCGGATCGCCGGAACGAGTTGCTTCGACGATCCGCAATGCCTATCACACACGTGCCGGTGGGAAACTGTGGTGCGTCATGGCGATGGCGGACCAGGACTCCGATTCAGAGCTTGCGATCTATGGGCAAACCATGGAACGTTTTGTTGATCATTGCATCGTGAGTTGTGATGGCGCCAACAAGACAGGGTTCCTGCGTCAATCGCATGCGATACTCGATGGAGTTCAGAAATGTGCCGCGATGCGTTTGGTCGCCGATTGGCAGCGTGCGGTCCGCTGGGCGGTTGCGGAAGCGAAGCCAAGGGACACGATTCTGGTAATCGGTGGTCTGTCCGGAAAGTCACCTCGGACACAACGCACGACGATCGAGACGATCACTGAGTGGGTCGAATCCGAGCGAGCGGCAATGGAGGAGCCCGCAGAACCAGTTTCCCGCACCACGGCAGAACCGATCAAGCTGTCCATTTTCCGAGGATAGCGCAACGTCGAGGGGAGAGATTTCCCATGGGTCGCAAAGAAACCGCAATCAAGCATACGGCTGAACTGCTCAAAGTTTGGTGTTGTGTCTTTTTGGATTTGCGCAAGTTTATGTCCCTACTGCCGGCGCAACTGATAACCCCAGTGAGCCTCAGGCGCTAGCCGTGGGCCTGAGGCGGATTATGGTGCCGGCCCACGGCTAGCGGGCTGTTGATTTAGTGAGCCGCGACGCGTAAGCGGCCGGGCCTACCGTATTGCCCGGTGCCTCACGGCCCACGGCTCACCCTTGCGTTCCCAATTTCGATTAAATCAACAGGCCACTAACCGTGGGCCTGAGGCGGATTATGGTGCCGGCCCACGGCTAGCGCCTGAGGCTCACTTTAACTGCGATGTATGGCACGAAAACATGGACTGAAAAAACAATGTCAACGCCAAATTTTGAACAGCCCAGGCAGATGCACTACTAACTACTCTGCCACAGGTTCGGCGGCCGCAGGTTCGACGACCGCAGGGATGGCTGCGTCCACCGCGGGAATGGAATCCTTGGACGTCATCTGGCTATCGCTGATGGTGAAGATCACGAACAGCCCGACAAATACGAACGAGCTGACGAACACCGCGATATTGAAGGGTTTGTCAAAAGCCAAGTGCATGAAGATCGCGCCCACCAACAGCGCCTTGATCGTCGCAATCACCATGACGATGGCAACGTCCCAGCTACCAAAATCAAAACTGGCTTGGCCCACCGTGATGATCGTCAGGACCACCAAAATGCCAAACACTGCGAAGAGCAGAGGCAATGGCAATGGGTGTGCAAAATCGTAACCGTCGTCGGAATGTTCGTGAGATGACATCGAATCTATCGCGCCTTTCGCGGAATGCGAACAAAAGTGAAGACTTGTGCGTCTAGCGGATCAAGTAAAGAAGCGGGAACAGGTAAATCCAGATCAAGTCGACCAAGTGCCAGTAGAGACCGACATAGTCAACCGGTCCAAAGTACTGACGATTGAAGTCGTGTCGAACGGATCGAACCAACAGCCACACCAAAACCCCGATGCCGGCCAGAATGTGGATCGCGTGAACGCCGGTCATGCAGTAATAGATGCTGAAGAACAAGCCGGCCTTGCTGGGCGTCAACACATCCTCTGGCACCTCATCGATCGTCGCGGTCGCTTTCGTATTGTGGTACAGAACGGAGCCATCGGCCAATTGCGACTGTGTATCCAAGGCATCGATTTCTGACGCCAACCCCGTGTTCGTCGCATCCTTTGCCAACCGTTCTTGAACGCTCAGCTCTTCATTCACGCTGCCGGCTAC from Stieleria varia carries:
- a CDS encoding sulfatase family protein, which gives rise to MCCTQVMRFLTVLMFGVGLASSTLADAPSNTRPPNILWIVGENLKLDLGCYGGPNVSTPNLDGLAGDGVKFTRVFSTSPVCAPSRSAFMTGMYQTTTDMHHMRSHRDDDFRLPVGVRPMTHRLAEAGYLTANISKIGDRTVGTGKLDLNFVNEGPVYATDDWEQLKSHQPFFAQINTPEIEYDIYDRRTFEKERAVFVGEEWHPKIATPENVTLPPYYPDHPIARQEWARYLNSVSGMDVRVGWILERLKQDGLFDNTIILFFGDNGRLEARGIHWCWDTGIHVPMIVRWPNSHPAPPQFQRGATNDQVISLLDITATTLGWAGIERPSTMQSRRFMGQITDPARRYAFSARDRIDETENRIRSVRGERYHYLRNYMPEQGFASLNRYKEKCFLVKPLMRNMLADGSLNGPPAELMRDLPPEQLYDTLSDPHEIKNLVDSTDPVHQAALLEMRAALDTWIVETGDRGEFPEPREIVAPFEKEMHDWFGTPRWYQKP
- the der gene encoding ribosome biogenesis GTPase Der, with product MPVPQVAIVGRPNVGKSSLFNWLARRRLAIVDNFEGVTRDRMTTLIESEDCYFELTDTGGMGVEDADDLTADVRRQIELAINSADVILLVVDVQTGLMPLDEMVAERLRGVEKPVILVANKADQPHQEIHAEEFHALGRGRLISVSTTQNRNRDELLELIRDRLPPSDEVAADATMKLTIVGRRNVGKSTFVNTLAETERMIVSEVPGTTRDSVDVHFEVDGQTFIAIDTPGLRKRKSQRTDLEFYGMHRAQRSIRRADVVLMFFDASETISKVDKQLVGYIMENNKPCIFVINKWDLLLGQVATERWVRYLRSNFPTLAYAPIAFITGKEGKNVKALLNHSTMLYKQARERVSTGVLNRLLRSAIETHKPPLYQNRRPKLYYATQVATEPPTIVLMCNEPKAFANDYRRYLLSVLRDHLKFGEVPIRLYLQRRARGDEQDLIDRGSA
- a CDS encoding uracil-DNA glycosylase, whose product is MNDSQSPLDALRVLQQASALAAHLQSQGVDWLPAADADEVQRLKDSFSAWAKRNTESVQTDKPSLPPSTGQPGGRETQQTAPAEPPKPSASPAANPPRQPAAPLVVTASNYPTPSLPIQQRADTLNVLSDQVAACVRCDALARCRTHTVFGEGDVKPRVVFFGEAPGRDEDLQGRPFVGRAGQLLTKMIEACSLSRQEVYILNTVKCRPPNNRNPEPIEIENCREYFEQQIQILQPEYIVCLGAISTQALLNNRLPLGQLRGTFHQYFSSKVVVTYHPAYLLRTPAAKKAAWTDLQMMMRDAGLK
- a CDS encoding GNAT family N-acetyltransferase, with translation MNEKQRIRIREATAKDISFLAASICRLQAAHVEAYPHIYRPIIVEEAVDHVSDLLNTTDYFLRIAETSQMLVGSVICEIRELPQSFFTLSHRLLHLMQIEVHPDCRNMGVGSALSQLRTGVVSISRNAIASGFPDGTVS
- a CDS encoding Mur ligase family protein, translated to MRQSNNARDCHSISISTVSGQVSESLQAEDGVQHDATDCQTLSLASILPDQRFFGGDDIAFTEIASSPQTCQPGQLVIYQIGVHDPSEIAAQAMARGAAGILTEQLIPCPLPQCIVGSVPSALGVIQREILGRPDTKLLTIGVLGSTGKTSTSLLVASLLRNQKIRVAYQTDLGCCDGVLSETPDSELQTETQWLTWLADSVDSGSQAAVMELRDDALRQGRFEQIEFDVLIVTGAAELASDFGPCGLQCALESLAPSGVIIAPADDPKTMRPILDSGCRVVTYSATGPADFSVTLIEQSCGMTTLLLTSTELSTMLETPLCGSAMAANIAATATLGVLLDQPLYEVAESISKFRELPGRGQRLSDYGFATVLIDAGGSPERVASTIRNAYHTRAGGKLWCVMAMADQDSDSELAIYGQTMERFVDHCIVSCDGANKTGFLRQSHAILDGVQKCAAMRLVADWQRAVRWAVAEAKPRDTILVIGGLSGKSPRTQRTTIETITEWVESERAAMEEPAEPVSRTTAEPIKLSIFRG
- a CDS encoding cytochrome C oxidase subunit IV family protein, whose translation is MSSHEHSDDGYDFAHPLPLPLLFAVFGILVVLTIITVGQASFDFGSWDVAIVMVIATIKALLVGAIFMHLAFDKPFNIAVFVSSFVFVGLFVIFTISDSQMTSKDSIPAVDAAIPAVVEPAAAEPVAE